A genomic window from Streptomyces sp. WMMC940 includes:
- a CDS encoding thioesterase II family protein, with protein MSQQRNVWFRRFPPLGNGPTGADSDAECALVCFPHAGGSASYWRPLAVALSPTVDVVAVQYPGRLDRLREAPVEDLHLLADLIADALGPPGDRPRALLGHSMGASLAYEVAVRLARQPGGEPQLLIVSGRRAPAAARGRNRDWPLDDAELVRRVGGLGGMDATVLDDPEVLDLILPALRADHRALASYTDTPGRPLSCHVVALAGDRDPEATVEEVRAWGEQTSGDFRTRVFEGGHFFLNDHASDVTDLVRGLLPSRAG; from the coding sequence CGCGGAGTGCGCACTGGTCTGTTTCCCGCATGCGGGCGGCTCCGCCTCCTACTGGCGGCCCTTGGCCGTCGCACTCTCCCCGACCGTGGATGTGGTGGCCGTGCAGTACCCGGGACGGCTCGACCGGCTGCGTGAGGCACCGGTCGAGGATCTGCATCTGCTGGCCGACCTGATCGCCGACGCGCTGGGCCCGCCGGGCGACCGGCCCCGGGCGCTGCTCGGGCACAGCATGGGGGCCTCACTGGCGTACGAGGTGGCCGTACGCCTCGCCCGGCAGCCCGGCGGGGAGCCCCAGCTGCTCATCGTGTCGGGCCGTCGCGCGCCGGCCGCGGCGCGGGGGCGGAACCGGGACTGGCCGTTGGACGACGCCGAACTGGTCCGGCGAGTAGGCGGGCTGGGCGGCATGGACGCCACGGTCCTCGACGACCCGGAAGTGCTGGACCTGATCCTGCCCGCTCTCCGCGCGGACCACCGGGCCCTCGCCTCCTACACGGACACCCCCGGCCGGCCGCTGTCCTGTCACGTCGTCGCCCTGGCCGGTGACCGGGATCCCGAGGCGACCGTCGAGGAGGTCCGGGCCTGGGGCGAGCAGACCTCGGGCGACTTCCGCACCCGGGTGTTCGAGGGCGGTCACTTCTTCCTCAACGACCACGCGAGTGACGTCACCGACCTGGTTCGCGGGCTGCTGCCGAGCCGTGCCGGCTGA